The proteins below are encoded in one region of Chrysemys picta bellii isolate R12L10 chromosome 4, ASM1138683v2, whole genome shotgun sequence:
- the SLIRP gene encoding SRA stem-loop-interacting RNA-binding protein, mitochondrial codes for MAVMRGPSRRLFELYVSRVPWTLATKDLKDYFAQFGTVRKCLLPFDKETGFHKGFCWVGYSSEEDLRNVLQKESHILEGVKLQVQEHKPRGFRRRYANEGAADMS; via the exons ATGGCGGTGATGCGCGGTCCCTCCCGGCGACTGTTCGAGCTCTATGTGTCGCGGGTCCCTTGGACTCTGGCCACCA AGGACCTTAAAGACTATTTTGCTCAGTTTGGGACTGTAAGAAAATGCTTGTTGCCATTT GATAAAGAAACAGGATTTCATAAAGGCTTTTGCTGGGTTGGATACTCTTCAGAAGAAGACCTTCGCAATGTATTACAGAAGGAATCCCACATCCTAGAAGGTGTCAAG CTCCAGGTTCAAGAGCACAAACCCAGAGGTTTTCGACGCCGGTATGCAAATGAAGGAGCAGCTGACATGAGTTAG
- the SNW1 gene encoding SNW domain-containing protein 1, whose protein sequence is MALTSFLPAPTQLSQDQLELEERARSQRSRQTALVSSRREPPPYGYRKGWIPRMLEDFGDGGAFPEIHVAQYPLDMGRKKKMSNALAVQVDAEGKIKYDAIARQGQSKDKVIYSKYTDLVPKEVMNVDDPDLQRPDEEAVKELTEKTRAALEKSVSQKVAAAMPVRAADKLAPAQYIRYTPSQQGVAFNSGAKQRVIRMVEMQKDPMEPPRFKINKKIPRGPPSPPAPVMHSPSRKMTVKEQQEWKIPPCISNWKNAKGYTIPLDKRLAADGRGLQTVHINENFAKLAEALYIADRKAREAVEMRAQVERKMAQKEKEKHEEKLREMAQKARERRAGIKTHAEKEDGEARERDEIRHDRRKERQHDRNLSRAAPDKRSKLQRNENRDISEVIALGVPNPRTSNEVQYDQRLFNQSKGMDSGFAGGEDEIYNVYDQPWRSGKDMAQNIYRPSKNVDKDMYGDDLEARIKTNRFVPDKEFSGSERRQRGREGPVQFEEDPFGLDKFLEEAKQHGGSKRPSDSSRPKEHEHEGKKRRKE, encoded by the exons ATGGCGCTCACCAG TTTTTTACCAGCCCCAACTCAGCTGTCTCAGGACCAGCTAGAGTTAGAAGAAAGGGCAAGATCTCAGAGGTCAAGACAGACTGCACTGGTGTCATCGCGCAGGGAACCTCCCCCATATGGTTATCGGAAAGGATGGATACCACGAATGCTAGAG GATTTTGGAGATGGAGGTGCTTTCCCAGAAATCCATGTGGCCCAATACCCATTGGATATGGGCCGAAAGAAGAAAATGTCCAATGCTTTGGCCGTTCAAGTGGAtgcagaaggaaaaataaaatacgACGCTATAGCTCGACAGGGACAGTCAAAGGACAAG GTAATTTACAGCAAATATACAGATCTGGTACCTAAAGAGGTTATGAATGTGGATGACCCTGACCTGCAAAGACCTGATGAGGAAGCAGTGAAAGAG CTAACTGAAAAGACGAGAGCAGCCTTGGAGAAATCTGTCTCCCAGAAAGTTGCGGCAGCCATGCCAGTCCGAGCAGCCGACAAACTAGCTCCTGCTCAGTACATCCG ATACACACCATCTCAGCAGGGTGTGGCCTTCAACTCTGGAGCAAAACAGAGGGTTATTCGAATGGTGGAGATGCAGAAGGACCCCATGGAACCTCCAAGATTCAA GATTAACAAGAAAATTCCTCGTGGGCCAccttctcctcctgctcctgtAATGCACTCCCCTAGCAGAAAG ATGACCGTGAAAGAGCAACAAGAGTGGAAAATTCCTCCATGCatttcaaactggaaaaatgCAAAG GGTTACACTATTCCATTAGACAAGCGTCTGGCTGCAGATGGCAGAGGACTGCAGACTGTTCATATTAATGAAAACTTTGCCAAGCTGGCTGAGGCTCTCTACATTGCTGACAGAAAG GCTCGTGAGGCTGTGGAGATGCGTGCCCAGGTGGAGAGAAAGATGgcacagaaagaaaaggaaaagcatGAGGAAAAGCTCAGAGAAATGGCCCAGAAAGCCCGAGAGAGGAGAGCTGGAATCAAAACCCATGCTGAGAAAG aggaTGGAGAAGCTAGAGAAAGGGACGAAATCAGACATGACCGTCGCAAAGAGAGACAGCATGACAGGAATCTTTCTAGAGCAGCCCCTGACAAAAG GTCAAAGCTGCAGAGAAATGAGAACAGAGATATCAGTGAAGTTATTGCCCTGGGTGTTCCCAATCCTCGGACATCCAATGAGGTCCAGTATGACCAGAGACTTTTCAACCAGAGCAAG GGTATGGACAGTGGATTTGCTGGAGGAGAGGATGAAATTTACAATGTCTATGACCAGCCGTGGAGAAGCGGTAAAGACATGGCCCAGAACATCTACAGACCTAGTAAAAATGTGGACAAAGACATGTATGGAGATGACTTAGAGGCTCGAATAAAGACTAATAG GTTTGTTCCAGATAAGGAATTTTCTGGCTCAGAACGTAGACAGAGGGGCAGAGAGGGACCCGTTCAATTTGAGGAAGATCCCTTCGGTCTGGACAAGTTCTTGGAGGAAGCTAAACAGCATGGGGGTTCTAAGAGGCCCTCTGACAGTAGCCGCCCTAAAGAACATGAGCATGAGGgcaagaagaggaggaaggagtGA